One genomic window of Nitrosomonas sp. Is35 includes the following:
- the ppsA gene encoding phosphoenolpyruvate synthase, protein MTHYIAWFDQLTMHDVALVGGKNASLGEMISHLAQAGVNVPAGFATTTEAYREFLNVNGLTDRINQLLNGLDVDDTQALSAAGKAIRGWVLNAALPDALLQAVSQAYEKLAANSGENVSFAVRSSATAEDLADASFAGQQETLLNVHGLDQIIAAIKVVFASLYNDRAIAYRVHQRFPHDKVYLSAGIQKMVRSDLGASGVMFTLDTESGFREAVFITVAYGLGETIVQGIVNPDEFYVYKPGLAAGKPAILSRRLGTKAIEMVYADKNSDGAALTLTRDVETARRMRFSLSNEQVEALARQAVIIEQHYGRPMDIEWALDGQDGQLYIVQARPETVESRSSLVLERFKLTGKGAVLAEGRAIGSKIGQGTARLITKIDQMHQIQPGDVLVTDMTDPDWEPIMKRASAIVTNRGGRTCHAAIIAREMGIPAVVGCGDATAQIKEGAAVTVSCAEGDSGYVYDGLLAFEHTTADAGKLPDLPLKIMMNVGNPSHAFSFSRMPNQGVGLARLEFIINNMIGIHPKALLEFDQLSDDLKREIASRIAGYQNPISFYVDKLTEGIATLAAAFYPHPVIVRTSDFKSNEYANLLAGDRYEPHEENPMIGFRGASRYLAPAFRDCFALECRALRQVRDDMGLTNVEIMIPFCRTLEEAEQVVALLASHGLERGKNGLRVIMMCEIPSNALLAEAFLQHFDGFSIGSNDMTQLTLGVDRDSSLVAHVFDERNPAVKKLLAMAIDACRKQDKYIGICGQGPSDYPDFAAWLYEQGIGSLSLNPDSVMQTWLDLAKLSKR, encoded by the coding sequence ATGACACACTATATCGCCTGGTTTGATCAATTGACGATGCACGATGTCGCCCTGGTGGGTGGAAAAAATGCTTCGCTGGGGGAGATGATCAGTCATCTGGCGCAAGCCGGTGTTAATGTACCGGCGGGTTTTGCTACCACCACCGAGGCATACCGGGAATTTTTGAATGTCAATGGACTGACGGATCGCATCAATCAGTTGTTGAACGGCTTGGATGTCGACGACACGCAAGCGCTATCCGCTGCCGGTAAGGCGATACGCGGCTGGGTGCTGAATGCCGCGCTGCCGGATGCATTGCTGCAAGCGGTATCGCAAGCTTATGAAAAATTGGCCGCCAATAGCGGCGAAAATGTGTCGTTTGCGGTGCGCTCGTCGGCGACTGCCGAGGATCTGGCCGACGCATCGTTTGCCGGGCAGCAGGAAACGTTGCTGAATGTGCATGGCTTGGATCAAATCATCGCAGCCATCAAGGTGGTGTTTGCTTCGTTGTATAACGACCGGGCAATTGCATACCGCGTGCACCAGCGATTCCCGCACGACAAAGTGTATCTGTCCGCCGGAATTCAGAAAATGGTGCGTAGCGACCTCGGCGCCAGCGGTGTGATGTTTACGCTGGATACCGAATCCGGTTTTCGCGAGGCGGTTTTCATCACGGTGGCGTATGGATTGGGTGAAACCATTGTGCAGGGCATCGTCAATCCGGATGAATTCTATGTCTACAAGCCCGGACTGGCCGCCGGGAAGCCTGCCATTTTGTCGCGGCGGCTGGGCACTAAAGCCATTGAGATGGTGTACGCGGATAAAAACAGTGACGGCGCTGCATTGACGTTGACGCGCGATGTTGAAACCGCGCGGCGCATGCGTTTTTCGCTTTCGAATGAGCAAGTCGAAGCGCTGGCGCGGCAAGCGGTGATCATCGAACAGCATTATGGCCGTCCGATGGATATCGAATGGGCTTTGGACGGGCAGGATGGGCAACTGTACATTGTGCAGGCGCGGCCGGAAACGGTGGAAAGCCGTTCTTCATTGGTGCTGGAGCGCTTTAAGCTGACGGGCAAAGGGGCCGTGCTGGCCGAAGGACGTGCGATTGGCAGCAAGATCGGTCAGGGAACGGCGCGACTGATCACGAAGATTGATCAGATGCATCAAATCCAGCCCGGCGATGTCTTGGTGACGGACATGACCGACCCGGATTGGGAACCGATTATGAAACGCGCCTCGGCGATCGTCACCAATCGTGGCGGACGGACTTGCCACGCGGCGATTATCGCGCGCGAAATGGGCATTCCCGCCGTGGTCGGCTGCGGCGATGCCACGGCGCAGATCAAGGAAGGCGCGGCAGTCACGGTTTCCTGTGCGGAAGGCGATAGCGGTTATGTGTATGACGGTTTACTGGCATTTGAACATACCACTGCGGATGCCGGAAAATTGCCGGACTTGCCGCTGAAAATCATGATGAATGTCGGCAATCCGTCGCACGCTTTCTCTTTCTCGCGCATGCCGAATCAAGGTGTGGGGCTGGCCCGGCTGGAATTCATCATCAACAACATGATCGGCATCCATCCCAAGGCGTTGCTGGAATTCGATCAACTGTCCGATGATTTGAAACGGGAAATCGCTAGCCGCATCGCTGGTTATCAGAACCCCATCAGTTTTTATGTGGACAAATTGACCGAGGGCATCGCCACCCTGGCGGCGGCGTTTTATCCGCACCCGGTGATAGTACGCACCTCCGATTTCAAATCCAACGAGTACGCCAATTTGCTCGCGGGCGACCGCTACGAGCCGCACGAAGAAAATCCGATGATCGGCTTTCGCGGCGCATCGCGCTATCTCGCGCCCGCGTTCCGCGATTGTTTTGCGCTGGAATGCCGTGCGCTGCGCCAAGTGCGCGACGATATGGGGTTGACCAACGTCGAGATCATGATTCCGTTTTGCCGCACCTTGGAAGAAGCGGAACAGGTGGTTGCGTTGCTCGCTTCGCATGGGCTGGAGCGTGGTAAAAACGGCTTACGCGTGATCATGATGTGCGAGATTCCGTCGAATGCCCTGCTGGCGGAAGCATTTTTGCAGCATTTCGATGGTTTCTCGATCGGTTCCAACGACATGACGCAGCTCACGCTCGGCGTTGATCGTGACTCCAGTCTGGTCGCGCATGTGTTCGACGAGCGTAATCCGGCTGTGAAGAAATTGCTGGCAATGGCCATCGACGCATGCCGCAAGCAAGACAAATACATCGGTATTTGCGGGCAAGGACCGTCGGATTATCCGGATTTCGCCGCTTGGTTATATGAGCAAGGCATTGGCAGCCTATCGTTGAATCCCGATTCGGTGATGCAGACCTGGCTGGATTTGGCTAAGTTGAGCAAGCGATGA
- a CDS encoding LysR family transcriptional regulator, which translates to MRHSTIRQLEVFEAIARLKSFTRAAEELFLTQPTVSMQIKKLTDEIGLPLFEQIGKKIYLTDAGKELYKTCLGIFEHFSRFEMIASDMKGLKSGKLRLAVVTTAKYFTPRLLGMFCQKYPNIDVALKVTNRERVLERLTNNQDDLYILGQVPDAVDAVAEVFLDNPLVVMASADHPLSCEKNISIERICDELFIMREPGSGTRMATERFFSEQNKKLKVRMELGSNEAIKQAIVGRLGIAVLSRHTLTLDAPMGQLAILDVDGFPIERDWYFAYPSGKQLSIVAQTFLEYLRQASDYLDDLSCRHAISGHCPLLKDSQH; encoded by the coding sequence GTGCGCCATAGCACCATACGACAATTGGAGGTATTCGAAGCGATCGCGCGATTGAAGAGCTTCACGCGTGCGGCCGAAGAATTGTTTCTGACACAACCGACAGTATCGATGCAAATCAAAAAACTGACGGATGAAATTGGCTTGCCATTGTTTGAACAAATTGGTAAAAAAATCTATCTGACGGATGCAGGAAAAGAGCTATATAAAACTTGTCTGGGTATTTTTGAACATTTCTCCCGTTTTGAAATGATCGCATCGGATATGAAAGGTCTGAAATCCGGCAAGCTCCGGCTCGCAGTGGTGACTACTGCGAAATATTTTACGCCGCGTTTGCTGGGTATGTTTTGTCAGAAATATCCAAATATAGATGTTGCGCTAAAAGTGACAAACCGTGAGCGTGTTTTGGAGCGATTAACCAACAATCAAGACGATCTCTACATTCTGGGCCAAGTTCCGGATGCGGTTGATGCCGTAGCGGAAGTGTTTTTAGACAATCCGCTGGTTGTTATGGCATCGGCCGATCATCCCTTGTCTTGCGAAAAAAATATCAGCATTGAGCGTATTTGCGATGAACTCTTCATTATGCGCGAACCGGGTTCTGGAACGAGAATGGCGACAGAACGTTTTTTTTCAGAGCAAAATAAAAAATTGAAAGTCCGCATGGAGTTGGGAAGCAATGAAGCGATTAAGCAAGCTATTGTCGGTAGACTGGGTATCGCTGTCTTATCCAGACATACTTTGACACTCGATGCGCCGATGGGGCAGCTGGCGATACTCGATGTTGATGGATTTCCAATTGAACGTGACTGGTACTTTGCTTATCCATCCGGTAAACAGTTATCGATTGTAGCGCAGACGTTCTTGGAGTATTTGCGTCAGGCATCGGATTACCTAGATGATTTATCATGCCGTCATGCAATTTCCGGGCATTGCCCATTATTAAAAGACAGCCAGCATTAA
- a CDS encoding ribulose-bisphosphate carboxylase large subunit, whose protein sequence is MASETMKEGKERYKSGVIPYKKMGYWEPSYVPKDTDVIALFRITPQPGVDHEEAAAAVAGESSTATWTVVWTDRLTACELYRAKAYKSELVPNTGPGTNNEAQYFAYIAYDIDLFEEGSIANLTASIIGNVFGFKAVKALRLEDMRIPVAYLKTFQGPATGIVVERERLDKFGRPLLGATTKPKLGLSGRNYGRVVYEGLKGGLDFMKDDENINSQPFMHWRDRFLYCMEAVNKASAATGEVKGHYLNVTAGTMEDMYERAEFAKSLGSVIVMIDLVIGYTAIQSMAKWARRNDMILHLHRAGNSTYSRQKNHGMNFRVICKWMRMAGVDHIHAGTVVGKLEGDPLMIKGFYDTLRETRTEKSLEHGLFFDQDWASLNKCMPVASGGIHAGQMHQLIDYLGEDVILQFGGGTIGHPQGIQAGAVANRVALEAMIMARNEGRDYVKEGPQILADAAKWCTPLKQALDTWKDITFNYDSTDTADFVPSTTANA, encoded by the coding sequence ATGGCTTCTGAAACTATGAAAGAAGGTAAAGAGCGTTACAAATCCGGTGTTATCCCTTACAAAAAAATGGGCTATTGGGAGCCCAGCTATGTCCCCAAAGATACGGACGTCATTGCGCTGTTTCGCATTACCCCTCAGCCAGGAGTAGATCATGAAGAAGCAGCGGCGGCAGTCGCGGGCGAATCATCTACAGCGACATGGACCGTGGTATGGACTGATCGACTAACTGCTTGTGAGCTCTATCGTGCTAAAGCATATAAGTCTGAGCTGGTACCAAACACTGGTCCGGGTACTAACAACGAGGCGCAATACTTCGCCTATATCGCCTATGATATAGATTTGTTCGAAGAAGGTTCGATCGCAAACTTAACCGCTTCCATTATTGGTAATGTGTTTGGCTTCAAAGCTGTCAAGGCGTTGCGTCTCGAAGATATGCGCATTCCCGTAGCTTACCTCAAAACCTTCCAAGGCCCTGCAACCGGTATCGTGGTTGAACGTGAGCGCTTGGATAAATTTGGCCGCCCATTACTTGGCGCTACCACCAAACCTAAATTAGGTCTCTCGGGCCGGAACTATGGCCGCGTGGTTTATGAGGGACTTAAAGGTGGCCTGGATTTCATGAAAGATGATGAGAATATCAACTCACAACCCTTTATGCATTGGCGCGATCGTTTCCTGTATTGCATGGAAGCAGTCAACAAGGCATCTGCCGCTACGGGTGAAGTCAAAGGGCATTATTTGAATGTTACGGCCGGCACCATGGAAGACATGTACGAAAGAGCCGAGTTTGCAAAATCTCTGGGGTCAGTCATCGTTATGATTGATTTGGTGATCGGCTATACCGCGATTCAGTCAATGGCAAAATGGGCGCGCAGGAACGACATGATATTGCATTTGCACCGCGCGGGTAATTCAACTTATTCTCGCCAAAAAAATCACGGCATGAATTTCCGCGTAATCTGTAAATGGATGCGTATGGCAGGTGTCGATCATATCCACGCAGGCACGGTTGTCGGTAAGCTGGAAGGTGATCCACTGATGATCAAAGGTTTTTACGATACTTTACGCGAAACACGTACTGAAAAAAGCCTGGAACATGGATTGTTCTTTGATCAAGACTGGGCATCATTGAATAAATGTATGCCGGTTGCTTCCGGCGGTATTCATGCCGGTCAGATGCATCAGTTGATCGATTACCTCGGCGAAGATGTGATACTGCAATTCGGTGGCGGTACCATTGGCCACCCTCAAGGCATTCAGGCTGGCGCAGTAGCAAACCGTGTAGCACTTGAAGCTATGATTATGGCGCGCAATGAAGGCCGGGATTACGTAAAAGAAGGCCCGCAAATTCTTGCAGATGCTGCGAAATGGTGCACGCCGCTTAAACAAGCATTGGATACGTGGAAAGACATCACCTTTAACTACGATTCCACGGATACCGCTGACTTTGTGCCATCCACAACTGCAAACGCTTAA
- a CDS encoding ribulose bisphosphate carboxylase small subunit, which produces MMTNHGNLLTQGQFSFLPPLTDKQISAQLKYALKNGWAIGIEYTDDPHPRNTYWEMFGNPMFDLKDPAGILLEINSCRKTFPNHYIRVTAFNSTRGVESPTMSYIVNRPKKEPGFSLVRQEGAGRSVSYTIHSYATDKPETERY; this is translated from the coding sequence ATGATGACCAATCACGGGAATTTACTCACACAGGGCCAATTCTCTTTTCTGCCTCCGTTGACCGACAAGCAAATTTCAGCACAGCTCAAATATGCGTTGAAAAATGGTTGGGCAATCGGCATTGAATACACTGACGACCCTCATCCACGCAATACCTATTGGGAAATGTTTGGCAACCCAATGTTTGATTTGAAAGATCCGGCAGGAATCTTGCTGGAAATCAATAGTTGCCGCAAAACTTTTCCAAACCACTATATCCGCGTGACTGCATTTAATTCGACACGCGGGGTGGAAAGTCCAACCATGTCGTACATTGTTAACCGGCCCAAGAAAGAACCAGGGTTTAGTTTAGTACGCCAGGAAGGTGCTGGACGAAGCGTTAGTTACACCATTCATTCCTATGCAACTGACAAGCCGGAAACTGAGCGCTACTAG